A DNA window from Melanotaenia boesemani isolate fMelBoe1 chromosome 6, fMelBoe1.pri, whole genome shotgun sequence contains the following coding sequences:
- the LOC121641558 gene encoding acidic leucine-rich nuclear phosphoprotein 32 family member E-like isoform X2: MEMKKRISLELRNRSPAEVVELVVDNCRSGDGEVEGLTDEYSDLEILSMVSVGLNSLSKLPSLPKLRKLEVSDNSISGGLDTLAEKCPNLTYLNLSGNKIKELSSIEALQNLKNLKSLDLYSCDVASIDDYRDSVFELLPQLTYLDGYDQEDNEVPDSDEDDEAGPPGDGDEDDEDDDEEGSEGDEDEVGLSYLMKEGIQDEEDDGDYVEEEEEDEEEEDGGEDGAAVRGEKRKRDAEDDGDEDDDE, from the exons AtggagatgaagaagaggatcagcCTGGAGCTCAGGAACAGAAGTCCTGCTGAG GTggtggagctggtggtggacaACTGTCGCTCCGGTGATGGGGAGGTGGAAGGTCTGACTGATGAGTATTCGGACCTGGAGATCCTCAGCATGGTGAGCGTCGGCCTCAACTCGCTCTCCAAACTGCCCTCCCTGCCCAAACTGCGCAAG CTGGAGGTGAGCGATAACTCCATCTCTGGAGGTCTGGACACGCTGGCAGAGAAGTGTCCCAACCTGACATACCTGAACCTGAGCGGGAACAAGATCAAGGAGCTGAGCAGCATCGAGGCGCTG CAGAACCTGAAGAACCTGAAGAGTCTGGACCTGTACAGCTGTGACGTGGCCTCCATAGACGACTACAGGGACAGCGTCTTCGAGCTGCTGCCTCAGCTCACGTATCTGGACGGATACGACCAGGAGGACAACGAGGTGCCGGACTCCG atgaagatgatgaagctGGCCCACCTGGagatggtgatgaagatgatgaggatgatgatgaggaagggTCTGAGGGAGATGAGGATGAGGTTGGCCTGTCGTACCTGATGAAGGAGGGGATCCAG gatgaagaggatgatggagATTAtgttgaagaggaggaggaagatgaggaagaggaggatggag GTGAGGACGGAGCTGCTGTtcggggggaaaaaaggaagagagatGCTGAGGATGacggtgatgaagatgatgatgaataa
- the LOC121641558 gene encoding acidic leucine-rich nuclear phosphoprotein 32 family member E-like isoform X1, with product MSRSQRSQAGRYLQTGRYLQTGRCLQAGRCLQAAVVELVVDNCRSGDGEVEGLTDEYSDLEILSMVSVGLNSLSKLPSLPKLRKLEVSDNSISGGLDTLAEKCPNLTYLNLSGNKIKELSSIEALQNLKNLKSLDLYSCDVASIDDYRDSVFELLPQLTYLDGYDQEDNEVPDSDEDDEAGPPGDGDEDDEDDDEEGSEGDEDEVGLSYLMKEGIQDEEDDGDYVEEEEEDEEEEDGGEDGAAVRGEKRKRDAEDDGDEDDDE from the exons ATGAGCAGGAGTCAGAGAAGTCAGGCGGGTCGGTACCTCCAGACGGGTCGGTACCTCCAGACGGGTCGGTGCCTCCAGGCGGGTCGGTGCCTCCAGGCAGCG GTggtggagctggtggtggacaACTGTCGCTCCGGTGATGGGGAGGTGGAAGGTCTGACTGATGAGTATTCGGACCTGGAGATCCTCAGCATGGTGAGCGTCGGCCTCAACTCGCTCTCCAAACTGCCCTCCCTGCCCAAACTGCGCAAG CTGGAGGTGAGCGATAACTCCATCTCTGGAGGTCTGGACACGCTGGCAGAGAAGTGTCCCAACCTGACATACCTGAACCTGAGCGGGAACAAGATCAAGGAGCTGAGCAGCATCGAGGCGCTG CAGAACCTGAAGAACCTGAAGAGTCTGGACCTGTACAGCTGTGACGTGGCCTCCATAGACGACTACAGGGACAGCGTCTTCGAGCTGCTGCCTCAGCTCACGTATCTGGACGGATACGACCAGGAGGACAACGAGGTGCCGGACTCCG atgaagatgatgaagctGGCCCACCTGGagatggtgatgaagatgatgaggatgatgatgaggaagggTCTGAGGGAGATGAGGATGAGGTTGGCCTGTCGTACCTGATGAAGGAGGGGATCCAG gatgaagaggatgatggagATTAtgttgaagaggaggaggaagatgaggaagaggaggatggag GTGAGGACGGAGCTGCTGTtcggggggaaaaaaggaagagagatGCTGAGGATGacggtgatgaagatgatgatgaataa
- the LOC121641536 gene encoding mothers against decapentaplegic homolog 4-like isoform X2 produces the protein MSVLGPAPSSADACLSIVHSLMCHRQSGENEGFAKRAIESLVKKLKEKKDELDSLITAVTTNGVHPSKCVTIQRTLDGRLQVAGRKGFPHVIYARLWRWPDLHKNELKHVKFCQFAFDLKYDSVCVNPYHYERVAPPSSTGPPSLIKDEFMQDCLQVDLHPHSDPYSQPHHVLYPSMRLSPPGRSTMASLTTRCVGEAPEGPGMLQVTLPQNHQEGPSPPPTPQPSHTPTPTSPHQPSPSKPATWTGNSPAPYASAGHQHSGRSHTQQPPIHHQHHIPNTHFCMTSYIRPGKPVLVGSVELKSEFVFIPAGSQHHSTAPYPQPVTNHPGPEFWCSISYFELDVQVGEMFKVQSSCPLVTVDGYVDPSGGDRFCLGQLSNVHRTAASHRARLHIGRGVQLECRGEGDVWMRCLSDHSVFVQSYYLDREAGRTPGDGVHKIYPGAYIKVFDLRQCHRQMQQQAAAAQAAADTRAVVGAIPGLNGVGGIPPAVGVCSAAGLGVDDLRRLCIVRLSFVKGWGCDYPRQSIKDTPCWLEVHLHRALQLLDQVLHTLPPREHTL, from the exons ATGTCTGTACTTGGCCCTGCCCCCAGCAGCGCCGACGCCTGTCTCAGCATCGTCCACAGCCTGATGTGTCATCGGCAGAGCGGCGAAAACGAGGGCTTCGCTAAGCGGGCCATCGAAAGTCTGGTGAAGAAGCTAAAGGAGAAGAAGGACGAGCTGGACTCGCTCATCACTGCTGTCACCACCAACGGCGTCCACCCCAGCAAGTGTGTCACCATCCAGAGGACGCTGGATGGGCGGCTGCAG GTTGCAGGCAGGAAGGGCTTCCCTCATGTCATTTATGCCCGTCTGTGGCGCTGGCCCGACCTCCACAAGAACGAGTTGAAGCACGTCAAGTTCTGCCAGTTCGCCTTCGACTTGAAGTACGACAGCGTTTGCGTGAACCCCTACCACTATGAGAGGGTAGCCCCGCCCTCCTCCACAG GTCCTCCGTCTCTGATTAAGGACGAGTTCATGCAGGACTGCCTCCAGGTGGACCTGCATCCTCACAGTGATCCATACAGCCAGCCCCACCATGTCCTCTATCCCAGCATGCGTCTGTCTCCTCCAG GACGAAGCACCATGGCGAGTCTTACCACCAGGTGTGTCGGCGAGGCTCCAGAGGGGCCCGGTATGCTGCAGGTCACCCTGCCTCAGAACCACCAAGAGGGGCCCTCTCCACCTCCCACCCCCCAGCCTTCTCACACGCCCACCCCCACCTCCCCCCACCAGCCGAGCCCCTCTAAACCTG CCACCTGGACAGGTAACAGCCCTGCCCCCTATGCCTCTGCAGGACATCAGCACAGTGGGCGGAGCCACACCCAGCAACCGCCAATACATCACCAACACCACATCCCCAACACTCACTTCTGTATGACGTCATACATTAGACCAGGTAAACCAGTTCTTGTCGGTTCTGTAGAACTTAAGTCTGAGTTTGTCTTTATTCCTGCAGGGTCACAGCATCACAGCACCGCCCCGTACCCACAACCTGTGACCAACCACCCAG GTCCAGAGTTCTGGTGCTCCATCTCCTACTTCGAGTTGGACGTTCAGGTCGGTGAAATGTTTAAGGTCCAGTCCAGCTGTCCTCTGGTGACGGTGGATGGATACGTTGACCCTTCAGGAGGAGACCGTTTCTGTTTGGGCCAGCTGAGTAACGTCCACCGCACTGCTGCCAGCCACCGGGCCAG GCTCCACATTGGTCGAGGTGTCCAACTGGAGTGTCGAGGGGAGGGGGATGTCTGGATGCGCTGCCTTAGCGATCACTCTGTGTTCGTCCAGAGCTACTATCTGGACCGGGAGGCGGGACGAACACCAGGAGACGGAGTCCACAAGATCTACCCTGGAGCTTACATCAAG gtgttTGACCTGCGTCAATGCCACAGACAGATGCAGCAGCAGGCGGCAGCAGCTCAGGCAGCAGCAGATACTCGGGCGGTTGTCGGTGCGATTCCTGGTCTGAACGGTGTGGGGGGAATCCCACCTGCCGTCG GTGTGTGCTCAGCAGCAGGTCTGGGTGTGGATGACCTGCGCAGGTTGTGCATCGTGCGGCTGAGCTTCGTCAAAGGTTGGGGGTGTGACTACCCCCGACAGAGCATCAAAGACACTCCCTGCTGGCTGGAGGTGCACTTGCACCGAGCGCTGCAGCTGCTCGACCAGGTGCTGCACACGCTGCCGCCACGGGAACACACACTCTGA
- the LOC121641536 gene encoding mothers against decapentaplegic homolog 4-like isoform X1: protein MSVLGPAPSSADACLSIVHSLMCHRQSGENEGFAKRAIESLVKKLKEKKDELDSLITAVTTNGVHPSKCVTIQRTLDGRLQVAGRKGFPHVIYARLWRWPDLHKNELKHVKFCQFAFDLKYDSVCVNPYHYERVAPPSSTGPPSLIKDEFMQDCLQVDLHPHSDPYSQPHHVLYPSMRLSPPGRSTMASLTTRCVGEAPEGPGMLQVTLPQNHQEGPSPPPTPQPSHTPTPTSPHQPSPSKPDRLVSYVSTATWTGNSPAPYASAGHQHSGRSHTQQPPIHHQHHIPNTHFCMTSYIRPGKPVLVGSVELKSEFVFIPAGSQHHSTAPYPQPVTNHPGPEFWCSISYFELDVQVGEMFKVQSSCPLVTVDGYVDPSGGDRFCLGQLSNVHRTAASHRARLHIGRGVQLECRGEGDVWMRCLSDHSVFVQSYYLDREAGRTPGDGVHKIYPGAYIKVFDLRQCHRQMQQQAAAAQAAADTRAVVGAIPGLNGVGGIPPAVGVCSAAGLGVDDLRRLCIVRLSFVKGWGCDYPRQSIKDTPCWLEVHLHRALQLLDQVLHTLPPREHTL from the exons ATGTCTGTACTTGGCCCTGCCCCCAGCAGCGCCGACGCCTGTCTCAGCATCGTCCACAGCCTGATGTGTCATCGGCAGAGCGGCGAAAACGAGGGCTTCGCTAAGCGGGCCATCGAAAGTCTGGTGAAGAAGCTAAAGGAGAAGAAGGACGAGCTGGACTCGCTCATCACTGCTGTCACCACCAACGGCGTCCACCCCAGCAAGTGTGTCACCATCCAGAGGACGCTGGATGGGCGGCTGCAG GTTGCAGGCAGGAAGGGCTTCCCTCATGTCATTTATGCCCGTCTGTGGCGCTGGCCCGACCTCCACAAGAACGAGTTGAAGCACGTCAAGTTCTGCCAGTTCGCCTTCGACTTGAAGTACGACAGCGTTTGCGTGAACCCCTACCACTATGAGAGGGTAGCCCCGCCCTCCTCCACAG GTCCTCCGTCTCTGATTAAGGACGAGTTCATGCAGGACTGCCTCCAGGTGGACCTGCATCCTCACAGTGATCCATACAGCCAGCCCCACCATGTCCTCTATCCCAGCATGCGTCTGTCTCCTCCAG GACGAAGCACCATGGCGAGTCTTACCACCAGGTGTGTCGGCGAGGCTCCAGAGGGGCCCGGTATGCTGCAGGTCACCCTGCCTCAGAACCACCAAGAGGGGCCCTCTCCACCTCCCACCCCCCAGCCTTCTCACACGCCCACCCCCACCTCCCCCCACCAGCCGAGCCCCTCTAAACCTG ACAGACTCGTCTCCTATGTTTCTACAGCCACCTGGACAGGTAACAGCCCTGCCCCCTATGCCTCTGCAGGACATCAGCACAGTGGGCGGAGCCACACCCAGCAACCGCCAATACATCACCAACACCACATCCCCAACACTCACTTCTGTATGACGTCATACATTAGACCAGGTAAACCAGTTCTTGTCGGTTCTGTAGAACTTAAGTCTGAGTTTGTCTTTATTCCTGCAGGGTCACAGCATCACAGCACCGCCCCGTACCCACAACCTGTGACCAACCACCCAG GTCCAGAGTTCTGGTGCTCCATCTCCTACTTCGAGTTGGACGTTCAGGTCGGTGAAATGTTTAAGGTCCAGTCCAGCTGTCCTCTGGTGACGGTGGATGGATACGTTGACCCTTCAGGAGGAGACCGTTTCTGTTTGGGCCAGCTGAGTAACGTCCACCGCACTGCTGCCAGCCACCGGGCCAG GCTCCACATTGGTCGAGGTGTCCAACTGGAGTGTCGAGGGGAGGGGGATGTCTGGATGCGCTGCCTTAGCGATCACTCTGTGTTCGTCCAGAGCTACTATCTGGACCGGGAGGCGGGACGAACACCAGGAGACGGAGTCCACAAGATCTACCCTGGAGCTTACATCAAG gtgttTGACCTGCGTCAATGCCACAGACAGATGCAGCAGCAGGCGGCAGCAGCTCAGGCAGCAGCAGATACTCGGGCGGTTGTCGGTGCGATTCCTGGTCTGAACGGTGTGGGGGGAATCCCACCTGCCGTCG GTGTGTGCTCAGCAGCAGGTCTGGGTGTGGATGACCTGCGCAGGTTGTGCATCGTGCGGCTGAGCTTCGTCAAAGGTTGGGGGTGTGACTACCCCCGACAGAGCATCAAAGACACTCCCTGCTGGCTGGAGGTGCACTTGCACCGAGCGCTGCAGCTGCTCGACCAGGTGCTGCACACGCTGCCGCCACGGGAACACACACTCTGA
- the LOC121641536 gene encoding mothers against decapentaplegic homolog 4-like isoform X4, with protein MSVLGPAPSSADACLSIVHSLMCHRQSGENEGFAKRAIESLVKKLKEKKDELDSLITAVTTNGVHPSKCVTIQRTLDGRLQVAGRKGFPHVIYARLWRWPDLHKNELKHVKFCQFAFDLKYDSVCVNPYHYERVAPPSSTGPPSLIKDEFMQDCLQVDLHPHSDPYSQPHHVLYPSMRLSPPGRSTMASLTTRCVGEAPEGPGMLQVTLPQNHQEGPSPPPTPQPSHTPTPTSPHQPSPSKPDRLVSYVSTATWTGNSPAPYASAGHQHSGRSHTQQPPIHHQHHIPNTHFWSQHHSTAPYPQPVTNHPGPEFWCSISYFELDVQVGEMFKVQSSCPLVTVDGYVDPSGGDRFCLGQLSNVHRTAASHRARLHIGRGVQLECRGEGDVWMRCLSDHSVFVQSYYLDREAGRTPGDGVHKIYPGAYIKVFDLRQCHRQMQQQAAAAQAAADTRAVVGAIPGLNGVGGIPPAVGVCSAAGLGVDDLRRLCIVRLSFVKGWGCDYPRQSIKDTPCWLEVHLHRALQLLDQVLHTLPPREHTL; from the exons ATGTCTGTACTTGGCCCTGCCCCCAGCAGCGCCGACGCCTGTCTCAGCATCGTCCACAGCCTGATGTGTCATCGGCAGAGCGGCGAAAACGAGGGCTTCGCTAAGCGGGCCATCGAAAGTCTGGTGAAGAAGCTAAAGGAGAAGAAGGACGAGCTGGACTCGCTCATCACTGCTGTCACCACCAACGGCGTCCACCCCAGCAAGTGTGTCACCATCCAGAGGACGCTGGATGGGCGGCTGCAG GTTGCAGGCAGGAAGGGCTTCCCTCATGTCATTTATGCCCGTCTGTGGCGCTGGCCCGACCTCCACAAGAACGAGTTGAAGCACGTCAAGTTCTGCCAGTTCGCCTTCGACTTGAAGTACGACAGCGTTTGCGTGAACCCCTACCACTATGAGAGGGTAGCCCCGCCCTCCTCCACAG GTCCTCCGTCTCTGATTAAGGACGAGTTCATGCAGGACTGCCTCCAGGTGGACCTGCATCCTCACAGTGATCCATACAGCCAGCCCCACCATGTCCTCTATCCCAGCATGCGTCTGTCTCCTCCAG GACGAAGCACCATGGCGAGTCTTACCACCAGGTGTGTCGGCGAGGCTCCAGAGGGGCCCGGTATGCTGCAGGTCACCCTGCCTCAGAACCACCAAGAGGGGCCCTCTCCACCTCCCACCCCCCAGCCTTCTCACACGCCCACCCCCACCTCCCCCCACCAGCCGAGCCCCTCTAAACCTG ACAGACTCGTCTCCTATGTTTCTACAGCCACCTGGACAGGTAACAGCCCTGCCCCCTATGCCTCTGCAGGACATCAGCACAGTGGGCGGAGCCACACCCAGCAACCGCCAATACATCACCAACACCACATCCCCAACACTCACTTCT GGTCACAGCATCACAGCACCGCCCCGTACCCACAACCTGTGACCAACCACCCAG GTCCAGAGTTCTGGTGCTCCATCTCCTACTTCGAGTTGGACGTTCAGGTCGGTGAAATGTTTAAGGTCCAGTCCAGCTGTCCTCTGGTGACGGTGGATGGATACGTTGACCCTTCAGGAGGAGACCGTTTCTGTTTGGGCCAGCTGAGTAACGTCCACCGCACTGCTGCCAGCCACCGGGCCAG GCTCCACATTGGTCGAGGTGTCCAACTGGAGTGTCGAGGGGAGGGGGATGTCTGGATGCGCTGCCTTAGCGATCACTCTGTGTTCGTCCAGAGCTACTATCTGGACCGGGAGGCGGGACGAACACCAGGAGACGGAGTCCACAAGATCTACCCTGGAGCTTACATCAAG gtgttTGACCTGCGTCAATGCCACAGACAGATGCAGCAGCAGGCGGCAGCAGCTCAGGCAGCAGCAGATACTCGGGCGGTTGTCGGTGCGATTCCTGGTCTGAACGGTGTGGGGGGAATCCCACCTGCCGTCG GTGTGTGCTCAGCAGCAGGTCTGGGTGTGGATGACCTGCGCAGGTTGTGCATCGTGCGGCTGAGCTTCGTCAAAGGTTGGGGGTGTGACTACCCCCGACAGAGCATCAAAGACACTCCCTGCTGGCTGGAGGTGCACTTGCACCGAGCGCTGCAGCTGCTCGACCAGGTGCTGCACACGCTGCCGCCACGGGAACACACACTCTGA
- the LOC121641536 gene encoding mothers against decapentaplegic homolog 4-like isoform X5: MSVLGPAPSSADACLSIVHSLMCHRQSGENEGFAKRAIESLVKKLKEKKDELDSLITAVTTNGVHPSKCVTIQRTLDGRLQVAGRKGFPHVIYARLWRWPDLHKNELKHVKFCQFAFDLKYDSVCVNPYHYERVAPPSSTGPPSLIKDEFMQDCLQVDLHPHSDPYSQPHHVLYPSMRLSPPGRSTMASLTTRCVGEAPEGPGMLQVTLPQNHQEGPSPPPTPQPSHTPTPTSPHQPSPSKPATWTGNSPAPYASAGHQHSGRSHTQQPPIHHQHHIPNTHFWSQHHSTAPYPQPVTNHPGPEFWCSISYFELDVQVGEMFKVQSSCPLVTVDGYVDPSGGDRFCLGQLSNVHRTAASHRARLHIGRGVQLECRGEGDVWMRCLSDHSVFVQSYYLDREAGRTPGDGVHKIYPGAYIKVFDLRQCHRQMQQQAAAAQAAADTRAVVGAIPGLNGVGGIPPAVGVCSAAGLGVDDLRRLCIVRLSFVKGWGCDYPRQSIKDTPCWLEVHLHRALQLLDQVLHTLPPREHTL; the protein is encoded by the exons ATGTCTGTACTTGGCCCTGCCCCCAGCAGCGCCGACGCCTGTCTCAGCATCGTCCACAGCCTGATGTGTCATCGGCAGAGCGGCGAAAACGAGGGCTTCGCTAAGCGGGCCATCGAAAGTCTGGTGAAGAAGCTAAAGGAGAAGAAGGACGAGCTGGACTCGCTCATCACTGCTGTCACCACCAACGGCGTCCACCCCAGCAAGTGTGTCACCATCCAGAGGACGCTGGATGGGCGGCTGCAG GTTGCAGGCAGGAAGGGCTTCCCTCATGTCATTTATGCCCGTCTGTGGCGCTGGCCCGACCTCCACAAGAACGAGTTGAAGCACGTCAAGTTCTGCCAGTTCGCCTTCGACTTGAAGTACGACAGCGTTTGCGTGAACCCCTACCACTATGAGAGGGTAGCCCCGCCCTCCTCCACAG GTCCTCCGTCTCTGATTAAGGACGAGTTCATGCAGGACTGCCTCCAGGTGGACCTGCATCCTCACAGTGATCCATACAGCCAGCCCCACCATGTCCTCTATCCCAGCATGCGTCTGTCTCCTCCAG GACGAAGCACCATGGCGAGTCTTACCACCAGGTGTGTCGGCGAGGCTCCAGAGGGGCCCGGTATGCTGCAGGTCACCCTGCCTCAGAACCACCAAGAGGGGCCCTCTCCACCTCCCACCCCCCAGCCTTCTCACACGCCCACCCCCACCTCCCCCCACCAGCCGAGCCCCTCTAAACCTG CCACCTGGACAGGTAACAGCCCTGCCCCCTATGCCTCTGCAGGACATCAGCACAGTGGGCGGAGCCACACCCAGCAACCGCCAATACATCACCAACACCACATCCCCAACACTCACTTCT GGTCACAGCATCACAGCACCGCCCCGTACCCACAACCTGTGACCAACCACCCAG GTCCAGAGTTCTGGTGCTCCATCTCCTACTTCGAGTTGGACGTTCAGGTCGGTGAAATGTTTAAGGTCCAGTCCAGCTGTCCTCTGGTGACGGTGGATGGATACGTTGACCCTTCAGGAGGAGACCGTTTCTGTTTGGGCCAGCTGAGTAACGTCCACCGCACTGCTGCCAGCCACCGGGCCAG GCTCCACATTGGTCGAGGTGTCCAACTGGAGTGTCGAGGGGAGGGGGATGTCTGGATGCGCTGCCTTAGCGATCACTCTGTGTTCGTCCAGAGCTACTATCTGGACCGGGAGGCGGGACGAACACCAGGAGACGGAGTCCACAAGATCTACCCTGGAGCTTACATCAAG gtgttTGACCTGCGTCAATGCCACAGACAGATGCAGCAGCAGGCGGCAGCAGCTCAGGCAGCAGCAGATACTCGGGCGGTTGTCGGTGCGATTCCTGGTCTGAACGGTGTGGGGGGAATCCCACCTGCCGTCG GTGTGTGCTCAGCAGCAGGTCTGGGTGTGGATGACCTGCGCAGGTTGTGCATCGTGCGGCTGAGCTTCGTCAAAGGTTGGGGGTGTGACTACCCCCGACAGAGCATCAAAGACACTCCCTGCTGGCTGGAGGTGCACTTGCACCGAGCGCTGCAGCTGCTCGACCAGGTGCTGCACACGCTGCCGCCACGGGAACACACACTCTGA
- the LOC121641536 gene encoding mothers against decapentaplegic homolog 4-like isoform X3, whose amino-acid sequence MSVLGPAPSSADACLSIVHSLMCHRQSGENEGFAKRAIESLVKKLKEKKDELDSLITAVTTNGVHPSKCVTIQRTLDGRLQVAGRKGFPHVIYARLWRWPDLHKNELKHVKFCQFAFDLKYDSVCVNPYHYERVAPPSSTGPPSLIKDEFMQDCLQVDLHPHSDPYSQPHHVLYPSMRLSPPGRSTMASLTTRCVGEAPEGPGMLQVTLPQNHQEGPSPPPTPQPSHTPTPTSPHQPSPSKPDRLVSYVSTATWTGNSPAPYASAGHQHSGRSHTQQPPIHHQHHIPNTHFCMTSYIRPGKPVLVGSVELKSEFVFIPAGSQHHSTAPYPQPVTNHPGPEFWCSISYFELDVQVGEMFKVQSSCPLVTVDGYVDPSGGDRFCLGQLSNVHRTAASHRARLHIGRGVQLECRGEGDVWMRCLSDHSVFVQSYYLDREAGRTPGDGVHKIYPGAYIKVFDLRQCHRQMQQQAAAAQAAADTRAVVGAIPGLNGVGGIPPAVDLNVSVTLGSASDCFRQRSVPAIVAFLKGQFWVFLCFCHMLPWDQFSGLCPPLFWR is encoded by the exons ATGTCTGTACTTGGCCCTGCCCCCAGCAGCGCCGACGCCTGTCTCAGCATCGTCCACAGCCTGATGTGTCATCGGCAGAGCGGCGAAAACGAGGGCTTCGCTAAGCGGGCCATCGAAAGTCTGGTGAAGAAGCTAAAGGAGAAGAAGGACGAGCTGGACTCGCTCATCACTGCTGTCACCACCAACGGCGTCCACCCCAGCAAGTGTGTCACCATCCAGAGGACGCTGGATGGGCGGCTGCAG GTTGCAGGCAGGAAGGGCTTCCCTCATGTCATTTATGCCCGTCTGTGGCGCTGGCCCGACCTCCACAAGAACGAGTTGAAGCACGTCAAGTTCTGCCAGTTCGCCTTCGACTTGAAGTACGACAGCGTTTGCGTGAACCCCTACCACTATGAGAGGGTAGCCCCGCCCTCCTCCACAG GTCCTCCGTCTCTGATTAAGGACGAGTTCATGCAGGACTGCCTCCAGGTGGACCTGCATCCTCACAGTGATCCATACAGCCAGCCCCACCATGTCCTCTATCCCAGCATGCGTCTGTCTCCTCCAG GACGAAGCACCATGGCGAGTCTTACCACCAGGTGTGTCGGCGAGGCTCCAGAGGGGCCCGGTATGCTGCAGGTCACCCTGCCTCAGAACCACCAAGAGGGGCCCTCTCCACCTCCCACCCCCCAGCCTTCTCACACGCCCACCCCCACCTCCCCCCACCAGCCGAGCCCCTCTAAACCTG ACAGACTCGTCTCCTATGTTTCTACAGCCACCTGGACAGGTAACAGCCCTGCCCCCTATGCCTCTGCAGGACATCAGCACAGTGGGCGGAGCCACACCCAGCAACCGCCAATACATCACCAACACCACATCCCCAACACTCACTTCTGTATGACGTCATACATTAGACCAGGTAAACCAGTTCTTGTCGGTTCTGTAGAACTTAAGTCTGAGTTTGTCTTTATTCCTGCAGGGTCACAGCATCACAGCACCGCCCCGTACCCACAACCTGTGACCAACCACCCAG GTCCAGAGTTCTGGTGCTCCATCTCCTACTTCGAGTTGGACGTTCAGGTCGGTGAAATGTTTAAGGTCCAGTCCAGCTGTCCTCTGGTGACGGTGGATGGATACGTTGACCCTTCAGGAGGAGACCGTTTCTGTTTGGGCCAGCTGAGTAACGTCCACCGCACTGCTGCCAGCCACCGGGCCAG GCTCCACATTGGTCGAGGTGTCCAACTGGAGTGTCGAGGGGAGGGGGATGTCTGGATGCGCTGCCTTAGCGATCACTCTGTGTTCGTCCAGAGCTACTATCTGGACCGGGAGGCGGGACGAACACCAGGAGACGGAGTCCACAAGATCTACCCTGGAGCTTACATCAAG gtgttTGACCTGCGTCAATGCCACAGACAGATGCAGCAGCAGGCGGCAGCAGCTCAGGCAGCAGCAGATACTCGGGCGGTTGTCGGTGCGATTCCTGGTCTGAACGGTGTGGGGGGAATCCCACCTGCCGTCG ATTTAAATGTCAGCGTCACACTTGGATCAGCTTCAGACTGTTTCAGGCAGAGATCAGTCCCAGCTATTGTGGCGTTCCTCAAGGGTCAGTTTTGggtctttctctgtttttgtcatatgCTGCCTTGGGATCAGTTTTCAGGACTATGTCCTCCATTGTTCTGGCGATGA